Within Sardina pilchardus chromosome 21, fSarPil1.1, whole genome shotgun sequence, the genomic segment CAGAATTGTCGCAAAATGGGCACTGCTCATTTTAGATGCGTGTGCAGGACTTGTCTAATCTCAATATaatcccccaccccatctacaGTAAGAGGGACATCAGAAGTTCTGTTCTTATAacaaatgttttattgtttCAACAGCATAACCCTACTATCTGTACAAAGAGACCGCTGTTCCAGATGCCATGGCCTCCCTCCAGGGGTTGAGTTGGTGGTCCTGCTGAGGGTTCGGGAGATGCCAAGAGAGTCAAGGGCAACAGAATTACAGGCCCAACTTTGTCCTCCTCCAGTGTCTCCTCTTGGAATTGTACCTACAAACCAAACAAACTTCTTAGTGAGCACATCAGTAACATGGGAATTGCAGGTTCACACAATGAACAGATATAGATTCAAGACAAGCATCATACATGCAGGGGTATACATTTCCATagtggccgggtttcccagattcattaagaagctcttaagtgctgagaacttcttaggagcgctatCAGAACGTTCtaacactcctaagaagttcttagcacttcagAGCTTCTTAACtaatctgggaaacccgaccAATATCAGTGACCCATACCAAAATTAATCTTTCAAATGGTACATCCTGTGACAAGCCCATAACAAGTCCTTTATAGGCAGGTAAAATAGGGATAGCTTGCACATATCCACACCTTGCAACGGTGTTACAAAGCACTGACCAGATACAGAAAGACTAACACTGCTGGTAGAAGAATTGTCAATACTTAGAGCATCCCTGTCACTTCAGTGACCAGGATAAAACAAACTCTAAAGTAATGTGCACTTTGCTCTCAGCAGGATAATGGCAGTACTCCCACAAATGAAGCACTGTAATTGCAACCTGCTTGACCATCATACATGGCTAGCTAGCCTCGAGTTAACACAATTAAACATGCGGATGTAAACATAAGCCATGACGACTTCGACATCGCGTCAAATCGTTGGATTGTCAGATTTCAAACGTTGACTTCAGTCTTGGGTTCATAACTTAACACGTGATGACTGCAATCACAATCAAGAGCATACCTGATCTTGTTGCCAGTTTTCATCCTGATCCACTGAGGAATTGGCCtgttctgcttctgcttcttcGCAAGAAAGCGCTTGATCCTGTACGTCTTGTGGGACGACTGAAACACAGACATATAGAGTAGTAGCCAGAAGGTTACATTAAATAGAAACAAGGCGCCATAAATTTCACGCAAATGTGAAAACAACCTCAATAGACCGCATGCTTACATTTCAGGAGGGACCTAAACTAGAATATTGAACATCCGTTGAATGCTAACAGGCTAACATTATAAAATACACTATTTGTACTAGTTACTTTATCGCAATAAGCACATATCTTAAAACCAATCAATGAAAATACCGCGGTCGTACAAACATCTTGTCTTAATCTCCAGCATTTTAGAAGATGTTAATAGATTTTCTACTCACCATCAGGGAACCTCTGTCTGATCACCACAATGGCGGAGGCTGAAGAGAGAGAACCATGGGAAATCGCCGTGTTGTATATCCGCATTTGGGGGCGGGGccagaaaaaaacatatctgTTGTACAGACAGCGACACCCACTGGATCTTTCGACTGTCAATGAGAAACTTCAACTCTAATCCTTGGTTAATTGCTtgattgcttgcttgcttgcttgattgattgatcgtGGGAAATGCAAACATGACAACAGTCACATTCGAATTTGGACTAGCCTGTGAATTGAGGAGTTTCATTTACTCCCTACAACTGAATGCCAGATTGTCATGCACGTTTCAATTCTTTCCTGCCTCACATAATTCCTGCTATGTGATCCAAACTGTCCACTAATGTCTCCTTTGGACCGTTTTAGCGTTTTCATTACATTGGCAAGTCAAATTTACTTCTGAAACAAAAAAGACTTCAATAGCTTACTGATTTCTACACTTATACaggtgctagttatagatctgTAAAGTTGTGATGCTCCTATCCACCTGCACAGTTGTGTGGTGGGGGCTCCCCGTTGTACCCTGATGAAAACCTGTGTGTATCTATGAAGGATGTGGTATacgcctagcctagaaatctagagtATACACCTGTATAAGCTATCATCAGGCACAGAATCTTTGCCATCACTCTCGTCTGTTTCTCACATGGAATAGCCATGTCTTTGAACAACACTCTTTCAGTAGGATGTTCTAATGGGGAATTAACCTTCTAAGTATTATTTATAATTAAGGAATAGATACCATGTGccattgacacatttgatttgAGTGATCTTAATCTGCCACTTTTGGCTGTAAACATGAACAATGCTATTTCATGCgacttttgttatttttttcttcttactGAGTAgaatttttaacaaaaaaattAACTATTAGTTATGTTCATCACTTCATCATCTTCCTTACATGACATCCACAAAGCACAATGATGTTCAATGCTttatttaaacaaaacaaaaaacagtttTGTATTTTACAAGAACATAGCAATTAAAAAAGCAAAATATAATGATCTCTTAAATCTGTAATTGTGTGAATTATGGGTAGCTAAAGGTATAAGGAAATTATGAGTGTGAACAAGTTTGTGGTTTGTTATGGTGCAGCATTGTTTGCACATGAGCAATACCTCATTTTGCAAGGGCAGAGAAGGCCACAGGTATTAGCCTGATAGTTTGCATCCAAGATGTCAGCATTGAAATATTGGCTTTAGTAATAGGACAGTCATTGCTTTCAGAAAATACACCAAAGAATAATTGTGAGAATAGGGCATCTAAAAACGGACAGAGTTTTGCTAATTGTGACAAACCTTTAGAAGGCAAAGTAATGTTGACAACAGAATTGTAAAGAAACACTGAAGAACTAATTCCAAGCCTTCCTTCTTGTATTACTAAACAGGGATGTGCTCTAAGCTTTCAGAAAAACATTTGAACACACTGTGTGGCTATATGATGCAGCAATTTCGGCTGTGTATAAACATTAAGGTCACTTCTGAGCCGACCTGGTTAAATGACTTTGGTTTTTCTCTTTCCTTAACCAAGATTGAGCTATATCCATCTTTAATGGACTGCATTTTCCCTTAGCCTCTCACTGACACAATTAAGAGTGGTTCATCCAGGCACTTTAGGGCCCACCCATCTTGGTCTGCTTTCCAAAAATGGAACGAGAGTATGAGGAACTGTACAGTCCTGGAGGTGTCATCAGCACCCAACATCCCATTGCAATACCCTTTGCACCTAAGCAAGAGCCTATCTCCTGGGCCAACAGGCCTAGAGGTGCTGGATCCAAGCCTGCTCACTCCTCGCCCTTCTCCTGGGTGATCTTGCCATCACTATCAGCCTTCTTGTTGGCCACATGAGAGTCACCTGACGGCCCACTTCCGGTCCGGTTGCGGCTCCTGGCACCCGGCTGGTAGAGCTGGATAGCAGGTCGGTCCTGAGGGCACAGAGAGGATTGTTCAAGTGACAAACGCACAGTATGAGAGGGAAGAAGGCTCTTCAGATGTGACTCTGCTCTACatattataggctacaaagAAAGTAAAATCAAGTATGCATGCTTGGCAGGATGTTGCAACCCCCAGATGAAAGTACAGTACTAGAATCGCTGTTGTTTGAAATGGCTAGCACATGGCACAATGCATCATCACTGTGCTTTACGGTCACTATGTAATGTGTAACGTGACAAATAATGTAACAAATTATAGCAACAGCAACATAATGAAAATATGACTAATTTAACAATCATCAAATAATCATAGATTGATCGACACTTCATCTTTGACGCAGTCAATGAGGCTAATggatttgttttggtttgaggTTTCTTTAAGATGAACATTACCTTGTTCCTCAGCCGCTCTCTTTTGTTGCTTTCTTCCCTTTTGTGGTCTTTAGATGTTTTTTCAGGTTTATCTGCATGACTGGAGGATTCTCCACTGTTTTcattcctccttttctcccaacgctctttcctt encodes:
- the rpl39 gene encoding 60S ribosomal protein L39 → MSSHKTYRIKRFLAKKQKQNRPIPQWIRMKTGNKIRYNSKRRHWRRTKLGL